The DNA sequence ATTCTGCTGCTGTAATAGCTTTTTTTATAGGCTTTTCTCCCATACCTTCTAACACTAAATTATTTTCTAATCCAGGATAAACTTTCAGATTTTTCAATCTATTTATTTCTACATTAATTGCTTCCTTTAATTCTTCAAAATGTTCTATTTGTTCTTTTTTTAGTATCCCTATCTCTTTTGATTTTTCTAACATTCTAATAAAACTATTATCCTGCCTTAAAATCAATCTATACTCTGCTCTTGAAGGTAAAACTCTATAAGGTTCTAACAACTCTTTATTTATCAAATCATCAGTTAGTACACCTATATACCCCTCATCTCTTCTTATTATTATTGGTTCTTTATTTTCTATTTTCCTAACAGCATTCACTCCAGCCATAAATCCTTGAGCTGCTGCTTCTTCATATCCAGAAGTTCCATTTATCTGTCCTGCTAAAAATAAATTTTTTACTATTTTATTTTCATAATTTGGATATAATTGAAATGGTGGAATATAATCATATTCTATTCCATATCCATATCTCATTATTTTTACATTTTCCAAACCTGGTAATGTCTTTAACATTTTTTCTTGTGCAAAAGGTGGCATTGATGTAGTCATTCCATTTACATATATCTCATTTGTCTCTACACTCTCTTGTTCTAAAAATACTTGATGATTTTCTTTTTCTGGAAAATTTAAAACTTTACGATCAATAGATGGACAATGTCTAGGTCCTTTTGTATCTATCATTCCTGTTACAATTGGGGAAAATTTTAATAGTTCATTAGTCACTTTTATAGTTTCTTTAGTTGTATAAGTAAGCCAAGTTGGAATATTTAAATTATGCTCTTTTTTTGTAAATATTGAAAAATAAACTGGATTATCTTCACCTTTTAATTCTGTTACTTTTTCAAAATCAATAGTTCTTTTATCAATTCTAGGTGGAGTTGCAGTTTGAAATCTCTCTATTTTTATTCCATTTTTAATTAAGCTATCTGACAATTTTTCAGATGATTGTTCTCCTTGTCTTCCAGAATTATATTTTATATCTCCAATTACAACTCTTCCTTTTAAAAATGTTCCAGTTGCTAAGACTACAGCTTTTGATTTATATTCTATTCCTAATGAACTTTTAACACCTACAATTTTTCCATTTTTTACTAATATTTCATCAATAACTTCTTGTATTACTTCTAAATTTTCTGTGTTTTCTAAAACTTCTTTCATTTTTACTCTATACCAATATTTATCAGCTTGTGCTCTTGTTACTCTTGCTGCCACTCCTTTTGTACTATTTAAATATTTTAATTGAATATTATATTTATCTGTATGTTTTCCTATCTCTCCACCTAAAATATCAACTTCTGATATTAAATGGCTTTTTCCAGGTCCACCTATAGCAGGATTACAAGACATCATAGAAATACTATCTAAATATATTGTAAATATAGCTGTTTTTTTTCCTAATCTAGCTGCTGCTAATGCTGCTTCTACTCCAGCATGACCTGCACCTATTACAATAATATCATAACTATTTATCATTTTTCCTCCATTATATTTTTTGTTTAATTATTATTATTTTTAATAATTTTCCGTAGGGGTAAACTTACATATTCACCCTGCTTTTTATATTTTTATTTGGAAATTATAAAATTAATCTCACAATCGTTTTTATGCTTTTATTTTATTCTGCTTTTAATTTAGAATCTGGGCAAACACATAGGTTCGCCCCTACAGTGTATATTATTTAATAATAGCACCTGTAAGGGCAATTCATGAATTGCCCCTACCAGACATAACATTGTTTCACGTGAAACAATAAAAAGCCTGTTTAAGAATATTTTACAAATTAATCACAATTAAGAACGCTGTTTTTAAGCTATTCCTATTTATAATTAATTTGTAAGCCATTCCTAAATAACAGGCTCTTTATTTTCCTACACAAAAATTTTTAAATACATGATCTAAAAGATCTTCTGATGAAATTTCGCCAGTTATTTCACTTAATGAATCTAATGCTTCTCTTAAATCAATAGCAATTAAATCCATAGGCATTTCCATATTTAATGTATTAAAAATATTATCTATACTATCTTTTACTTTTTCAAGTGATGATTTATGTCTAATATTTGTTAAAATTAGTTTTTCCGAACTATTTTTTATATCATCTTCTAAAATAAATTTATATATGCTTTCTTCCAATTTATCTATATTTAAACCATTTATAGCAGATATTTCTATCCAATTATTTATTTTATCAAGCTTAGATATATCTATTTTTTTAGATTTATCTATTTTATTTATAATTCCTAAACATTTTTTATCATCAATATATTTATATATATCATAATCTTCTTTTGTCAACTCTTCAGAATTATCCAATACAAACAATACCAAGTCTGACTCTTTTATCTTAGTTTTACTTTTTTCTACACCAATATTTTCAACAATATCTTCTGTTTTTCTTATTCCTGCTGTATCTACTAATATTAATGATATTCCATTTATATTTATAATTTCTTCAATAGAATCCCTTGTAGTTCCTGGTATATGTGTAACAATAGCTCTTTCTTCTTTTAATAAAGAGTTCAAAATACTTGATTTTCCTACATTAGGTCTTCCAATAATTGAAGTTTTTATTCCCTCTTTTATCTTTTTTCCTTTGTCATAACTTTTTATTAAAATATCACATTCACTATGAACTTCTTCTAAATTTCCCCAAAGTTCTTTTGGTAATGGCTCATCTATCCCTTCTTCAGGATAATCTATTACCACATTTACATGAGCTGCTACATCCAATAATTTTTTCTTTAGTTCTCCTACTTTTTCTTTTAAGTCTCCCCTTAATTGTTCTACAGAAAGAGTTAAATTTTTTTCAGATTTTGATTTTATTAAGTCAATAACTGCTTCGGCTTGAGTTAGATCAATTCTTCCATTTAAAAATGCTCTTCTAGTAAATTCTCCAGCATCAGCTAATTTTGCTCCATTTTTCAAAACTATTTCTAAGATTTTTTCTGTTATTAAATAACCACCATGACAATTTATCTCAATAACATCTTCTTTTGTATAACTTTTAGGTGCTTTCATTACCATAACTAAAACTTCATCAACTATTTCATTTTCATCATATATATGTCCATAATTCACACTATTGTGTTTTAAATCTTTTACATTTTTTTTTGATTTTGGCTTAAATATTTTTTCCAAAATATCAAAAGATTCATCTCCTGAAATTCTAACTATACCTATTCCACCTTCTCCAATAGGTGTTGAAATTGCAGCAATTGTTTCAAACATTTTAATCATCTGTTTTTTTCAATTTTATAATAACATATCTTTTGGGATCTCTTCCCTCACTATGTGTCTCCAATTCTTCATATTCATTTGCAATTTTATGAATAATTTTTCTTTCTAAAGGTGGCATTGGATTTAATTTTACTGCTTTTTGTGTTGCTATAACTTTTTTAGCAAGTTTATGAGAAAGAGTAATCAACGTTTCTTCTCTTTTTTTCTTAAATTCCTCTACATCAACATATATTCTATTACCAAAAAATAGATTATTTAACAATTTTTCAAAACTATTTAAAGTTTTCCCTTTTTTACCAATAATAATTCCATTATCTTTTCCGCTTAAAAATATATTATATTTCCTAGCATCAACTCTTTCAGTTTTTACTTCTAAATCTAACCCCATTAATTCTAACAGTTTTTTTGTTTTAG is a window from the Haliovirga abyssi genome containing:
- the mnmG gene encoding tRNA uridine-5-carboxymethylaminomethyl(34) synthesis enzyme MnmG, producing MINSYDIIVIGAGHAGVEAALAAARLGKKTAIFTIYLDSISMMSCNPAIGGPGKSHLISEVDILGGEIGKHTDKYNIQLKYLNSTKGVAARVTRAQADKYWYRVKMKEVLENTENLEVIQEVIDEILVKNGKIVGVKSSLGIEYKSKAVVLATGTFLKGRVVIGDIKYNSGRQGEQSSEKLSDSLIKNGIKIERFQTATPPRIDKRTIDFEKVTELKGEDNPVYFSIFTKKEHNLNIPTWLTYTTKETIKVTNELLKFSPIVTGMIDTKGPRHCPSIDRKVLNFPEKENHQVFLEQESVETNEIYVNGMTTSMPPFAQEKMLKTLPGLENVKIMRYGYGIEYDYIPPFQLYPNYENKIVKNLFLAGQINGTSGYEEAAAQGFMAGVNAVRKIENKEPIIIRRDEGYIGVLTDDLINKELLEPYRVLPSRAEYRLILRQDNSFIRMLEKSKEIGILKKEQIEHFEELKEAINVEINRLKNLKVYPGLENNLVLEGMGEKPIKKAITAAELLKRNRFSYNDLKYFVDIREYPKKVIEQVEIEIKYEDFIEREEKQIKRFKKLENVKIPKNFNYSNVNGLSNIAVDALNKTKPFSVGQASRISGVSPGDIAIILSHIK
- the mnmE gene encoding tRNA uridine-5-carboxymethylaminomethyl(34) synthesis GTPase MnmE, producing the protein MFETIAAISTPIGEGGIGIVRISGDESFDILEKIFKPKSKKNVKDLKHNSVNYGHIYDENEIVDEVLVMVMKAPKSYTKEDVIEINCHGGYLITEKILEIVLKNGAKLADAGEFTRRAFLNGRIDLTQAEAVIDLIKSKSEKNLTLSVEQLRGDLKEKVGELKKKLLDVAAHVNVVIDYPEEGIDEPLPKELWGNLEEVHSECDILIKSYDKGKKIKEGIKTSIIGRPNVGKSSILNSLLKEERAIVTHIPGTTRDSIEEIININGISLILVDTAGIRKTEDIVENIGVEKSKTKIKESDLVLFVLDNSEELTKEDYDIYKYIDDKKCLGIINKIDKSKKIDISKLDKINNWIEISAINGLNIDKLEESIYKFILEDDIKNSSEKLILTNIRHKSSLEKVKDSIDNIFNTLNMEMPMDLIAIDLREALDSLSEITGEISSEDLLDHVFKNFCVGK
- a CDS encoding Jag family protein; translated protein: MEIFEKIKANSKEEAIKIFKEEKKDSDIVKIEELEAPKSFLGLFPKKGEFKIFYKVLKNEIEAKTKKLLELMGLDLEVKTERVDARKYNIFLSGKDNGIIIGKKGKTLNSFEKLLNNLFFGNRIYVDVEEFKKKREETLITLSHKLAKKVIATQKAVKLNPMPPLERKIIHKIANEYEELETHSEGRDPKRYVIIKLKKTDD